The proteins below come from a single Chryseobacterium bernardetii genomic window:
- a CDS encoding SDR family oxidoreductase: MSLYTQPMLREGALKDKVAIVTGGGSGLGKAMTKYFLELGANVVITSRNLEKLQATAKELEAETGGKVLCIACDVRNWDEVEAMKEATLKEFGKIDILLNNAAGNFISPTEKLTHSAFDSILDIVLKGTKNCTLSVGKHWIESKTPGTVLNIVTTYAWTGSAYVVPSACAKAGVLAMTRSLAVEWAKYGIRFNAIAPGPFPTKGAWDRLLPGDLQEKFDMKKKVPLRRVGEHQELANLAAYLVSDYSAYMNGEVVTIDGGEWLQGAGEFNMLEAIPKEMWDALEAMIKAKKSN, translated from the coding sequence ATGAGTCTATATACACAACCGATGTTGCGCGAAGGTGCACTGAAAGATAAAGTAGCGATTGTAACCGGTGGCGGAAGTGGCCTTGGAAAAGCAATGACCAAATATTTTCTTGAACTGGGAGCCAATGTGGTGATTACTTCCAGGAATCTGGAAAAATTACAGGCAACTGCAAAGGAACTGGAAGCCGAAACAGGAGGTAAAGTTCTTTGTATAGCGTGCGATGTGAGAAATTGGGATGAGGTGGAAGCGATGAAAGAAGCAACTTTAAAAGAATTCGGAAAAATTGATATTCTTTTGAATAACGCAGCCGGAAATTTTATTTCTCCAACAGAAAAACTGACTCATTCCGCTTTCGATTCTATTTTAGATATTGTTTTAAAAGGAACTAAAAACTGTACACTCTCTGTGGGAAAACATTGGATAGAATCTAAAACTCCGGGAACTGTACTGAATATTGTTACTACTTACGCCTGGACGGGTTCTGCTTATGTTGTTCCTTCTGCCTGTGCAAAAGCAGGTGTTCTGGCAATGACAAGATCGCTGGCTGTAGAATGGGCAAAATATGGAATCCGTTTCAACGCCATTGCTCCGGGACCTTTCCCTACAAAAGGAGCTTGGGACAGACTTCTTCCTGGAGATCTACAGGAAAAATTTGATATGAAGAAAAAAGTTCCGTTAAGAAGAGTAGGAGAACACCAGGAGTTAGCTAACCTTGCCGCTTATCTTGTTTCAGATTATTCTGCCTACATGAATGGTGAAGTAGTAACTATAGATGGTGGAGAATGGCTTCAGGGAGCAGGAGAATTTAATATGCTGGAAGCTATTCCAAAGGAAATGTGGGATGCTTTGGAAGCAATGATTAAAGCAAAAAAATCAAACTAA